A stretch of the Denticeps clupeoides chromosome 6, fDenClu1.1, whole genome shotgun sequence genome encodes the following:
- the LOC114792676 gene encoding beta-1,3-galactosyltransferase 1-like, with protein MMTTNFNHKNIQESIPESRPPCKRNPSFCFIFLLILSVCFIFYFYTYDFSTNKIFDMLRDLQNSTPATTTDMPTAAPTLKSLHPYFVEYPHKYDFIVNEEHRCQEEITFLALMVPVAPNDHVHREVIRKTWGSERVVLGKNVTLFFLLGLPSGEDRENMQQNLLLESAEHHDLLQSDFVDSYNNLTIKTMVMLEWLNAHCPKATFAMKIDSDAFLNVPNLVKLLLEAPHKNYITGLVRYNSPVVRNTNSKWYVPEEVFAEPVFPPNVLGLGYVFSTDLCSKLVEAAQHVRAVYIEDVYIGMCLKHLGILPTYPPNWSRFYVSTPEPYNCSHYPKLILSLPHNPSHQENLWKNLQSQQCS; from the coding sequence ATGATGACCACAAATTTTAATCATAAGAACATCCAAGAGAGTATTCCAGAGTCAAGACCACCATGTAAACGTAACCCATCTTTCTGCTTCATATTTCTTCTCATTcttagtgtgtgttttattttttatttttacacttatGACTTTTCTACAAACAAAATATTTGATATGCTGAGGGACCTGCAAAATTCAACACCGGCAACAACAACAGACATGCCAACAGCAGCACCAACATTGAAATCACTGCATCCATACTTTGTGGAGTATCCACATAAATATGACTTCATTGTGAATGAAGAGCATCGCTGCCAGGAGGAGATAACCTTTTTGGCCCTGATGGTACCAGTGGCGCCGAATGACCACGTGCATCGGGAAGTCATCCGTAAAACGTGGGGCAGCGAGAGGGTGGTGCTTGGTAAAAATGTGACTCTATTCTTCCTGCTGGGTTTGCCAAGTGGGGAGGACAGAGAGAACATGCAGCAGAATTTGCTCCTGGAATCTGCAGAACACCATGACCTGCTGCAGAGTGACTTTGTGGACAGTTACAACAACTTAACCATCAAGACCATGGTGATGCTGGAGTGGCTGAATGCCCACTGTCCTAAGGCCACGTTTGCTATGAAGATAGACTCAGATGCGTTCCTCAACGTGCCAAACCTGGTGAAACTGCTCCTGGAAGCTCCACACAAAAACTACATAACTGGTCTTGTGAGATACAACTCCCCTGTGGTACGGAATACCAATTCCAAGTGGTACGTTCCTGAGGAGGTGTTTGCTGAGCCGGTATTTCCACCAAATGTTTTGGGCTTGGGCTATGTCTTTTCCACAGATCTCTGCAGCAAGCTAGTTGAAGCAGCTCAGCACGTTAGAGCTGTCTACATAGAGGACGTCTACATTGGCATGTGCCTGAAACACCTTGGCATCTTACCCACTTACCCACCCAACTGGTCAAGGTTTTATGTGAGTACCCCAGAGCCATACAACTGCAGTCATTATCCAAAGCTGATTCTTTCCTTGCCTCACAACCCCAGTCATCAAGAGAACCTCTGGAAGAATCTCCAGAGTCAACAGTGTTCATGA
- the nfrkb gene encoding nuclear factor related to kappa-B-binding protein isoform X2 — MDDLVHMLTDPLDSGMDSTGCVMEECLLGNSRVRLPEDLLEDPEIFFSVLSEDTWSEALTDAQRQKLSQLLPQFPENNAAEQEGTVNALFNNQNFCFGNPIHLAQKLFRDGYFNPEVVKYRQLCAKSQRKRQLYSLQQYYHKLLKQILVSRKELLEMAASNGPELAVKRRFTTPSHGEMREERVRHRVGRILREVKNECGDSNLSSDDDELGPWITSPQSPSSPTPTVSLRVVPSLSTQDMKTRDKTELGEKDLKAMLRRHREKRKHQPDHPDLMTSDLHLGDIMSRVNIGKKGSVMALLDLALPKKRMREEKKKKKVRPVKLESEDACDHLLPSTNSNASDTPSVPLLSVKEEPMEESQTSPAQVEEIAVSFFNLLEDVLRQEGLANSAQLEEKVQQWQMSPASTLNPWFSLVPCWSELVVPALHFLAGESKPGLIGLPSGFSPLVEFRELSQQWKWTGVTQDGEKDLSALCQLWLESKDHLVVKEGEDTDLPPPTPRVWTDYVVRPSTGEERHIFQEQEQQRYDQPHKAFTFRMHGFESVVGPVKGVFDKETSLNKAREHSLLRSDRPPYVTILSLVRDAAARLPNGEGTRAEICELLKDSQFLAPDVTSAQVNTVVSGALDRLHYEKDPCVKYDIGRKLWIYLHRSRSQEEFERIHQAQAAAAKARKALQQKPKPAAKPKTGSKEGSSKNPGCSETGQSGITEPAAVTGGTLPPPPTTPTASTPGTPKSPHPPSTPTKAGILETVKTSPSVLLVSPPSMPQLGTLLTAGQSGSQASQAPVQPGARVVSHPTTTALPQVRVVTAQPGQPNTSGAQSTPTLVHQAPQHIRVPVSMAQGKSITQAVVNLPVRTQAGGSPVQVQTSRGQTTLTVSGLASAVMATKAQSSAPGSPNHTPPSPAILQGVTSQNIIKQVAITGQLGVKTQTGAGIPLTATNLRIQGKDVLRLPPSSITTDAKGQTVLRITPDMMATLTKSPMATVKLTPDMLGSATATAGSKAISATLHVTTTPQPSTPAPTGSAMAEAKTPTAALATAAGATATLVKTARDTAIRLMPALGVTVAEQKARTFTTVTSSPDAKAGTTIRIMPGLGVIPQKQGQALTVTTNTTAGKQTLGPSGAATVTIATSGVAGAKGVTIGPGATAASSISLGAGTATVRQVPVSATVVATQAGKLPARITVPLSVLSQPLKSKSVVTTPILKGNISTNIGSLGRNIILTTMPAGTKLIAGNKPVSFVTAQQLQQLQQQGQATQVRIQTVPAQQLQQRTATGSPKSVSAVVVSTAPAPKTAPDPPAPN, encoded by the exons ATGGATGATCTGGTTCACATGCTGACAGACCCTTTGGATTCTGGGATGGACAGTACGGGGTGTGTCATGGAGGAATGCTTACTAGGGAATTCTCGTGTGAGGCTTCCAGAGGACCTGCTTGAGGAC CCCGAGATATTCTTCTCAGTTTTGAGTGAGGATACGTGGTCGGAGGCCCTGACCGATGCCCAGCGGCAGAAGCTAAGCCAGCTTTTGCCTCAGTTCCCTGAGAACAATGCTGCTGAGCAGGAAGGTACAGTCAATGCCCTTTTCAACAACCAAAACTTCTGCTTTGGAAACCCCATTCACTTGGCCCAGAAACTCTTCAGAG ATGGCTATTTTAACCCAGAAGTTGTGAAGTACAGGCAACTGTGTGCAAAGTCCCAACGCAAGCGGCAGCTCTACTCCCTGCAGCAGTATTATCACAAGCTACTTAAACAGATCCTTGTTTCCAGAAAG GAGCTTTTGGAGATGGCAGCCTCTAATGGACCTGAACTGGCTGTGAAGCGACGCTTCACAACACCCTCCCATGGAGAGATGCGGGAGGAGCGGGTGAGACACAGAGTGGGGAGGATCCTGAGAGAGGTGAAGAACGAGTGTGGTGACAGCAACTTGTCatctgatgatgatg AATTGGGACCATGGATAACGTCTCCTCAGTCACcttcctcccccacccccacagtCTCCCTAAGAGTGGTGCCTAGCCTCTCCACCCAAGATATGAAAACCAGGG ACAAGACTGAGTTAGGAGAGAAAGATCTGAAAGCCATGCTGAGGAGgcacagagagaagagaaaacaCCAACCG GATCACCCAGATCTGATGACATCTGATCTCCACCTTGGTGACATTATGTCACGAGTCAATATAGGAAAGAAAGGCTCTGTTATGG CTCTGTTAGACTTGGCTCTTCCCAAAAAGAGaatgagagaggagaaaaagaaaaagaaagttcgCCCCGTCAAACTTGAGTCTGAGGACGCCTGTGACCACCTGCTGCCTTCAACCAACTCCAACGCCTCCGATACCCCCAGTGTCCCCCTGCTCAGTGTCAAGGAAGA GCCGATGGAGGAGTCTCAGACCAGTCCAGCTCAGGTGGAGGAGATAGCAGTCAGCTTCTTCAACCTATTGGAGGATGTCCTGAGGCAGGAGGGTTTGGCAAACTCAGCACAG TTGGAGGAGaaggtgcagcagtggcagatGTCTCCAGCCAGCACTCTCAATCCCTGGTTCTCTCTTGTCCCCTGCTGGTCAGAGCTGGTAGTGCCTGCACTTCACTTCTTGGCAGGAGAGAGCAAAC CTGGACTTATAGGTTTACCCAGTGGCTTCTCTCCTCTTGTGGAATTTCGTGAGCTGTCTCAGCAGTGGAAATGGACAG GTGTCACTCAGGATGGAGAGAAGGATCTGAGTGCACTGTGTCAACTCTGGCTGGAATCTAAAGACCATTTGGTTGTCAAG GAGGGAGAGGACACAGACCTGCCGCCCCCAACACCCAGAGT ATGGACCGATTATGTGGTGCGACCCAGCACAGGAGAAGAGCGACACATTTTTCAAGAGCAG GAACAGCAGCGCTACGACCAGCCACACAAAGCCTTCACATTCCGCATGCACGGGTTTGAGTCAGTGGTGGGGCCTGTCAAAGGGGTCTTTGACAAGGAGACCTCCTTGAACAAAGCTCGTGAGCATTCGCTCCTGCGCTCTGACCGCCCTCCCTACGTCACCATCCTCTCTCTGG TACGTGATGCTGCTGCTCGGCTGCCTAATGGTGAAGGCACCAGAGCTGAGATCTGTGAGCTGTTAAAAGACTCCCAGTTCCTCGCCCCTGATGTCACCAGTGCCCAG GTGAACACTGTGGTAAGTGGGGCTCTGGACCGACTGCACTACGAGAAGGACCCTTGTGTGAAGTATGACATTGGTCGCAAGCTCTGGATCTACCTGCACAGGAGCCGCAGCCAAGAGGAGTTTG AACGAATCCATCAGGCTCAGGCAGCAGCTGCTAAAGCCAGAAAAGCCCTCCAGCAGAAACCCAAACCTGCAGCCAAACCT AAGACTGGCAGTAAGGAGGGGAGCTCAAAAAACCCTGGATGTTCAGAAACTGGGCAGAGTGGCATCACTGAGCCTGCAGCAGTAACTGGCGGCACCTTGCCTCCCCCTCCCACCACCCCAACAGCCAGCACACCGGGCACCCCTAAGTCCCCCCATCCCCCGTCCACCCCAACCAAAGCTGGCATCCTGGAGACAGTGAAAACCAGTCCAAG TGTCCTGCTAGTATCTCCCCCCTCCATGCCGCAGCTTGGGACCTTGCTTACTGCTGGGCAGTCAGGGTCTCAAGCATCCCAGGCTCCAGTGCAGCCTGGAGCTCGAGTAGTGAGCCACCCCACCACTACCGCTCTGCCTCAGGTGCGAGTAGTAACAGCGCAGCCGGGTCAACCCAACACTTCTGGAGCCCAGTCGACACCGACACTGGTGCACCAGGCCCCACAGCACATAAGAGTTCCTGTAAGCATGGCTCAGGGCAAGAGCATCACACAG GCTGTAGTGAACCTTCCTGTgaggacacaggcagggggcaGTCCAGTGCAGGTCCAGACTAGTCGGGGTCAGACAACGCTCACAGTCTCTGGCCTGGCATCTGCTGTCATGGCAACCAAAGCACAGAGCAGTGCGCCTGGAAGCCCCAACCACACTCCCCCATCCCCTGCCATACTGCAAGGAGTCACCAGCCAGAACATCATTaaacag GTTGCTATTACCGGACAGTTAGGGGTTAAGACCCAGACAGGAGCAGGTATCCCCCTTACGGCCACAAACCTGCGCATTCAGGGCAAAGATGTCTTGCGTCTGCCCCCGTCTTCTATCACCACAGACGCGAAGGGTCAGACGGTGCTTCGCATCACGCCTGACATGATGGCCACACTCACCAAGTCGCCCATGGCAACTGTCAAGCTCACACCGGACATGCTCGGTTCTGCCACAGCAACGGCAGGAAGCAAGGCCATCTCTGCCACCCTGCATGTCACCACAACCCCCCAACCTTCGACCCCTGCTCCTACCGGCTCTGCCATGGCTGAAGCCAAGACCCCCACTGCTGCACTGGCTACAGCTGCAGGCGCAACCGCCACACTGGTAAAGACTGCCAGAGACACTGCAATTCGGCTGATGCCTGCACTTGGGGTAACAGTGGCAGAGCAGAAAGCCCGGACTTTCACCACTGTCACCTCCTCACCTGATGCCAAGGCCGGCACCACCATCCGAATCATGCCTGGACTTGGTGTGATACCGCAGAAGCAGGGGCAGGCTCTCACTGTCACCACAAATACCACTGCCGGCAAACAGACCCTGGGACCCTCAGGGGCGGCGACCGTCACCATAGCAACCAGCGGAGTGGCAGGGGCAAAAGGTGTGACGATAGGACCTGGTGCCACAGCTGCGTCATCGATCTCGCTGGGCGCAGGCACCGCCACTGTGAGGCAGGTGCCCGTCAGTGCCACTGTTGTGGCCACCCAGGCT GGGAAGCTACCTGCAAGGATCACTGTTCCCTTGTCGGTACTTAGCCAGCCTCTCAAGAGCAAAAGCGTGGTAACCACACCCATCCTTAAAGGCAACATCAGCACCAA CATCGGCAGTCTTGGCAGAAACATTATCTTGACTACAATGCCAGCTGGGACCAAGCTCATTGCTGGGAACAAGCCAGTCAGCTTTGTGACGgcgcagcagctgcagcagctccagcaacaGGGACAGGCCACACAG GTCCGCATCCAGACTGTCCCGgcgcagcagctccagcagagGACTGCAACCGGCTCTCCCAAATCTGTGTCTGCAGTGGTCGTCAGCACTGCTCCCGCCCCTAAAACAGCACCAGACCCACCAGCCCCAAACTGA
- the nfrkb gene encoding nuclear factor related to kappa-B-binding protein isoform X1, producing the protein MDDLVHMLTDPLDSGMDSTGCVMEECLLGNSRVRLPEDLLEDPEIFFSVLSEDTWSEALTDAQRQKLSQLLPQFPENNAAEQEGTVNALFNNQNFCFGNPIHLAQKLFRDGYFNPEVVKYRQLCAKSQRKRQLYSLQQYYHKLLKQILVSRKELLEMAASNGPELAVKRRFTTPSHGEMREERVRHRVGRILREVKNECGDSNLSSDDDELGPWITSPQSPSSPTPTVSLRVVPSLSTQDMKTRDKTELGEKDLKAMLRRHREKRKHQPDHPDLMTSDLHLGDIMSRVNIGKKGSVMALLDLALPKKRMREEKKKKKVRPVKLESEDACDHLLPSTNSNASDTPSVPLLSVKEEPMEESQTSPAQVEEIAVSFFNLLEDVLRQEGLANSAQLEEKVQQWQMSPASTLNPWFSLVPCWSELVVPALHFLAGESKPGLIGLPSGFSPLVEFRELSQQWKWTGVTQDGEKDLSALCQLWLESKDHLVVKQEGEDTDLPPPTPRVWTDYVVRPSTGEERHIFQEQEQQRYDQPHKAFTFRMHGFESVVGPVKGVFDKETSLNKAREHSLLRSDRPPYVTILSLVRDAAARLPNGEGTRAEICELLKDSQFLAPDVTSAQVNTVVSGALDRLHYEKDPCVKYDIGRKLWIYLHRSRSQEEFERIHQAQAAAAKARKALQQKPKPAAKPKTGSKEGSSKNPGCSETGQSGITEPAAVTGGTLPPPPTTPTASTPGTPKSPHPPSTPTKAGILETVKTSPSVLLVSPPSMPQLGTLLTAGQSGSQASQAPVQPGARVVSHPTTTALPQVRVVTAQPGQPNTSGAQSTPTLVHQAPQHIRVPVSMAQGKSITQAVVNLPVRTQAGGSPVQVQTSRGQTTLTVSGLASAVMATKAQSSAPGSPNHTPPSPAILQGVTSQNIIKQVAITGQLGVKTQTGAGIPLTATNLRIQGKDVLRLPPSSITTDAKGQTVLRITPDMMATLTKSPMATVKLTPDMLGSATATAGSKAISATLHVTTTPQPSTPAPTGSAMAEAKTPTAALATAAGATATLVKTARDTAIRLMPALGVTVAEQKARTFTTVTSSPDAKAGTTIRIMPGLGVIPQKQGQALTVTTNTTAGKQTLGPSGAATVTIATSGVAGAKGVTIGPGATAASSISLGAGTATVRQVPVSATVVATQAGKLPARITVPLSVLSQPLKSKSVVTTPILKGNISTNIGSLGRNIILTTMPAGTKLIAGNKPVSFVTAQQLQQLQQQGQATQVRIQTVPAQQLQQRTATGSPKSVSAVVVSTAPAPKTAPDPPAPN; encoded by the exons ATGGATGATCTGGTTCACATGCTGACAGACCCTTTGGATTCTGGGATGGACAGTACGGGGTGTGTCATGGAGGAATGCTTACTAGGGAATTCTCGTGTGAGGCTTCCAGAGGACCTGCTTGAGGAC CCCGAGATATTCTTCTCAGTTTTGAGTGAGGATACGTGGTCGGAGGCCCTGACCGATGCCCAGCGGCAGAAGCTAAGCCAGCTTTTGCCTCAGTTCCCTGAGAACAATGCTGCTGAGCAGGAAGGTACAGTCAATGCCCTTTTCAACAACCAAAACTTCTGCTTTGGAAACCCCATTCACTTGGCCCAGAAACTCTTCAGAG ATGGCTATTTTAACCCAGAAGTTGTGAAGTACAGGCAACTGTGTGCAAAGTCCCAACGCAAGCGGCAGCTCTACTCCCTGCAGCAGTATTATCACAAGCTACTTAAACAGATCCTTGTTTCCAGAAAG GAGCTTTTGGAGATGGCAGCCTCTAATGGACCTGAACTGGCTGTGAAGCGACGCTTCACAACACCCTCCCATGGAGAGATGCGGGAGGAGCGGGTGAGACACAGAGTGGGGAGGATCCTGAGAGAGGTGAAGAACGAGTGTGGTGACAGCAACTTGTCatctgatgatgatg AATTGGGACCATGGATAACGTCTCCTCAGTCACcttcctcccccacccccacagtCTCCCTAAGAGTGGTGCCTAGCCTCTCCACCCAAGATATGAAAACCAGGG ACAAGACTGAGTTAGGAGAGAAAGATCTGAAAGCCATGCTGAGGAGgcacagagagaagagaaaacaCCAACCG GATCACCCAGATCTGATGACATCTGATCTCCACCTTGGTGACATTATGTCACGAGTCAATATAGGAAAGAAAGGCTCTGTTATGG CTCTGTTAGACTTGGCTCTTCCCAAAAAGAGaatgagagaggagaaaaagaaaaagaaagttcgCCCCGTCAAACTTGAGTCTGAGGACGCCTGTGACCACCTGCTGCCTTCAACCAACTCCAACGCCTCCGATACCCCCAGTGTCCCCCTGCTCAGTGTCAAGGAAGA GCCGATGGAGGAGTCTCAGACCAGTCCAGCTCAGGTGGAGGAGATAGCAGTCAGCTTCTTCAACCTATTGGAGGATGTCCTGAGGCAGGAGGGTTTGGCAAACTCAGCACAG TTGGAGGAGaaggtgcagcagtggcagatGTCTCCAGCCAGCACTCTCAATCCCTGGTTCTCTCTTGTCCCCTGCTGGTCAGAGCTGGTAGTGCCTGCACTTCACTTCTTGGCAGGAGAGAGCAAAC CTGGACTTATAGGTTTACCCAGTGGCTTCTCTCCTCTTGTGGAATTTCGTGAGCTGTCTCAGCAGTGGAAATGGACAG GTGTCACTCAGGATGGAGAGAAGGATCTGAGTGCACTGTGTCAACTCTGGCTGGAATCTAAAGACCATTTGGTTGTCAAG CAGGAGGGAGAGGACACAGACCTGCCGCCCCCAACACCCAGAGT ATGGACCGATTATGTGGTGCGACCCAGCACAGGAGAAGAGCGACACATTTTTCAAGAGCAG GAACAGCAGCGCTACGACCAGCCACACAAAGCCTTCACATTCCGCATGCACGGGTTTGAGTCAGTGGTGGGGCCTGTCAAAGGGGTCTTTGACAAGGAGACCTCCTTGAACAAAGCTCGTGAGCATTCGCTCCTGCGCTCTGACCGCCCTCCCTACGTCACCATCCTCTCTCTGG TACGTGATGCTGCTGCTCGGCTGCCTAATGGTGAAGGCACCAGAGCTGAGATCTGTGAGCTGTTAAAAGACTCCCAGTTCCTCGCCCCTGATGTCACCAGTGCCCAG GTGAACACTGTGGTAAGTGGGGCTCTGGACCGACTGCACTACGAGAAGGACCCTTGTGTGAAGTATGACATTGGTCGCAAGCTCTGGATCTACCTGCACAGGAGCCGCAGCCAAGAGGAGTTTG AACGAATCCATCAGGCTCAGGCAGCAGCTGCTAAAGCCAGAAAAGCCCTCCAGCAGAAACCCAAACCTGCAGCCAAACCT AAGACTGGCAGTAAGGAGGGGAGCTCAAAAAACCCTGGATGTTCAGAAACTGGGCAGAGTGGCATCACTGAGCCTGCAGCAGTAACTGGCGGCACCTTGCCTCCCCCTCCCACCACCCCAACAGCCAGCACACCGGGCACCCCTAAGTCCCCCCATCCCCCGTCCACCCCAACCAAAGCTGGCATCCTGGAGACAGTGAAAACCAGTCCAAG TGTCCTGCTAGTATCTCCCCCCTCCATGCCGCAGCTTGGGACCTTGCTTACTGCTGGGCAGTCAGGGTCTCAAGCATCCCAGGCTCCAGTGCAGCCTGGAGCTCGAGTAGTGAGCCACCCCACCACTACCGCTCTGCCTCAGGTGCGAGTAGTAACAGCGCAGCCGGGTCAACCCAACACTTCTGGAGCCCAGTCGACACCGACACTGGTGCACCAGGCCCCACAGCACATAAGAGTTCCTGTAAGCATGGCTCAGGGCAAGAGCATCACACAG GCTGTAGTGAACCTTCCTGTgaggacacaggcagggggcaGTCCAGTGCAGGTCCAGACTAGTCGGGGTCAGACAACGCTCACAGTCTCTGGCCTGGCATCTGCTGTCATGGCAACCAAAGCACAGAGCAGTGCGCCTGGAAGCCCCAACCACACTCCCCCATCCCCTGCCATACTGCAAGGAGTCACCAGCCAGAACATCATTaaacag GTTGCTATTACCGGACAGTTAGGGGTTAAGACCCAGACAGGAGCAGGTATCCCCCTTACGGCCACAAACCTGCGCATTCAGGGCAAAGATGTCTTGCGTCTGCCCCCGTCTTCTATCACCACAGACGCGAAGGGTCAGACGGTGCTTCGCATCACGCCTGACATGATGGCCACACTCACCAAGTCGCCCATGGCAACTGTCAAGCTCACACCGGACATGCTCGGTTCTGCCACAGCAACGGCAGGAAGCAAGGCCATCTCTGCCACCCTGCATGTCACCACAACCCCCCAACCTTCGACCCCTGCTCCTACCGGCTCTGCCATGGCTGAAGCCAAGACCCCCACTGCTGCACTGGCTACAGCTGCAGGCGCAACCGCCACACTGGTAAAGACTGCCAGAGACACTGCAATTCGGCTGATGCCTGCACTTGGGGTAACAGTGGCAGAGCAGAAAGCCCGGACTTTCACCACTGTCACCTCCTCACCTGATGCCAAGGCCGGCACCACCATCCGAATCATGCCTGGACTTGGTGTGATACCGCAGAAGCAGGGGCAGGCTCTCACTGTCACCACAAATACCACTGCCGGCAAACAGACCCTGGGACCCTCAGGGGCGGCGACCGTCACCATAGCAACCAGCGGAGTGGCAGGGGCAAAAGGTGTGACGATAGGACCTGGTGCCACAGCTGCGTCATCGATCTCGCTGGGCGCAGGCACCGCCACTGTGAGGCAGGTGCCCGTCAGTGCCACTGTTGTGGCCACCCAGGCT GGGAAGCTACCTGCAAGGATCACTGTTCCCTTGTCGGTACTTAGCCAGCCTCTCAAGAGCAAAAGCGTGGTAACCACACCCATCCTTAAAGGCAACATCAGCACCAA CATCGGCAGTCTTGGCAGAAACATTATCTTGACTACAATGCCAGCTGGGACCAAGCTCATTGCTGGGAACAAGCCAGTCAGCTTTGTGACGgcgcagcagctgcagcagctccagcaacaGGGACAGGCCACACAG GTCCGCATCCAGACTGTCCCGgcgcagcagctccagcagagGACTGCAACCGGCTCTCCCAAATCTGTGTCTGCAGTGGTCGTCAGCACTGCTCCCGCCCCTAAAACAGCACCAGACCCACCAGCCCCAAACTGA